The bacterium genomic sequence GTGGCTGTAGATGTTCCATTCATATAGAGTGTATAAGTTGTATTTGCTTCAGCCATTCCATTTATGCTCAAATCAGCCGTATTTATTGCCGCACCATCTATGGGTGAACTAATAATTGGGGTAGCCGGTGCACTGGTATCTACTTCCACCCTGATAGGCAGGCTTTCCGGACTGGTATTCCCAGCCCAGTCCTGGTAGGTAGTAGTAAAGGTGTAAGCCCCATCTGTTAGACTCACCTGGGTCTGCCAGATACCCTTAACTGATGCCGTCCCGGTGACAGTTGGGTTCCCATTTATATAGAGCCTATAGACGGCATTTGCCTCAGCAATACCTGCTACCGGGAAGTCAGAGGAATTAATTGCCGCTCCATCTGCTGGTGAGGTGATGCTGGGAGTCCCCGGTGGTGCAGTATCTACTATGACTGAAACAGGCTCGCTCTGCGGACTCCTGTTTCCAACCTCGTCTTCCACTATTGCCCATAAGGTATACGCCCCATCAGTTAGAGTAATGGTAGTTGTCCAGGTAGAGCTGACCACGCCTCTGGTTGTGAGGCTGCCACTGACATAAAGCTCATACCAACTATTAATTTCGCCCATGCCTTTTACCTCAAAGGTATTTGTTCCCATTACTGTGCCAGAAGCAGGTGAGATAATAGATGGAGTGGCTGGTGCAGTGGTGTCTATTTCTATTTGTACACCCAAACTCTCCGCACTCATATTACCAGCCCAGTCTTTTACCCGAGCAGTCAGGGTATAGCTACCGTCTGCCAGAACAACTGTGCCTGTCCATGTCCCACCAGTTGAAATAGTGCCGCTGGTAGTCTGGCTGCCGTTTGCATAGAGCACAAAATCAGCCCCCAATTTGCCGGTGCCTACCACCTCAATGCTGTCAGTGCCTATCTTTGCCCCATCGGTTGGTGAAGTAATGGTTGGTGTCCCTGGTGGACTATAGACCACAAATTCATCCCGGGCATAGCTTGTTTCCTGATTCCCAACCACATCTTTTGCCCTAACATAAACCGTATGGCTACCATCTGTTAAAACGGGTGTAGTAAAACAGTAATTAACATTCAAGGCTGGCTCAAATGGGTCAACATCTCGCCAATCGTTATAGTCTATCCGATATTCAATCTCAACCACCTTGCTTAGAACATCAACGGCATTACCTGTAAATGTTGGTGTATTATCTTGAGTTAGCTCAGGAGATAATGGCACAATAGTCGAGTCTGGTGGGTCGGTATCCAGTTGGGTGACAAAGTAATAGACCTCTTCCAATGTATTTGGCCAATTACTTAAATCTTTAGCCACAATCTCTACGTTTATGCTTTGACTATAATTAAAATCAACCTCTGGGTCATAGATAAGGATATAATGAGAGGGCTCACCCGTGATGTTAGGTGTGACTACATTCCCATTTACTTTCATAATAATACTTGCTTTATCCACACCAGTAGTTGCATCCAGAATATGCACCTCAATATTAGTATTTACCGGTATATCTACGGCATTTTTAGACGGGTTATGATTGGCGGTGAATGGTGGTGTGGAATCTACCGTAAAGCTATCCTGGGCAGTTTGTTCAAGGTTTCCTGCGGCATCTTTTGCCCTTACTTCTACCGTATGCAGGCCATCGGCTAATGGTGGCGTCTTAAAGTTATAATTGACAACTAATGCCGGAATGAACCCGCTAACATTCCGCCAGACCCCTCCATCTATCCGATATTGAATCTCTATTATATTGTTAAGTATATCACTTACTGTTCCCTTAAAGTTTGGTGTTCTGTTGCTGATGGGGTCAGGAGAAATCGGAATAAGCGTTGTTTGCGGTGGGGTGGTATCAAGTGAGGCATAACGAATATAGTATGTCGTCTGAGCTCCATCATCGACAAAGTAAACTTTGTTACTGGCCAGCCAGTAATTATCACTATTTAGCACCTTCCCATCTGCCCGAACTATCGAAATATTTTTATCCTGGTTGTGGTGTGGGTCATTTACTTCTACATAAAGCCAACTCTCAGGTGGTGGTGTAATTACCTCTAACCCTCCATTTACCGACCTAACCGTCGGGGTGCCTACATATTTAATGGAGGTATCGATATTATCCGAGCCTAAGATTTTATCAGGGATAGGAATGTCCTTATCCCTCGTTGAGGAGACTAACAAATCAGGCACGCTATCTCTACCGTTATCATCCATCACAATATTATGTACCAGAAGATAGGTTTCAACTCTATCAATTAGAGAAGTCAGGCTACCCCCCAACTCTGCACTATGGGTGAATGTGGCACTCATCTCTGTAAATGTTCCTGAGATAGTACTTATCATATCCCACATACCTATTTTACAACTATTAGGAGGAATATCTCCAAAATTTATCTTTAATTCATCAGGCTTAGATTCACCATTAACCCAGCAGCCGAGTAGTTTGAAGTCAATTAACAATCCTAAGACATTTTCAACTATCTTAGGTTGAGCAGACTCAATACTCAAATTTCTGGCAGGTCCATAACCGACATTTGATACTCTGACAGCCAATTTAAATGGCACTGGTGGCTCAACTGGGTCTGTAAATGGATTATCACCATAGACTTTCCCTGGCAGGGCATAGCTTAAGACAAGCTTTGGCTGTGGTTTGACTGTAAAATCTTCTTCCCAGGTTTCAAAATCCAGGTCCACTCCACCGGCAGAATAATAGATATGTGCTTTCGCAAAATATGTTTTACCTGTGGTATCTGTTCCTCCGGATTTAATGGTGGGAATTATTAGCCAGTGGACAACTGCACTGCCAGCCGGTTCGATAACGCCTGTGCCATCTATTGCCTCAATATTTTCCTTATTGCTTATTTTCATAAAAAAGAGGGCATCTTCATCTTCTGAATCCGGAGTAGCAATCTTAACCGGATTGCCTTCCTCATCTGTAATATGCACATCAACTTTTATATTAGTCAATGGGTCTAATGCCAGAAAATTAATCATTTTAAGTCTGGCATCGAATGCCTCTCTTTCTAAAGTAACCTTCTGAGGAATCTCAAGTTTCACCTGAACACATATCTCAGCGGCTTCCAGTCTTATTGTTGTACTATAGAGGAAAGAGACAATTAGCCCACATATAACTGTTAATCTTTGTAATATCTTAGCTTTACTCATTGGCACTTCTCTCCATTTGTAGTGACTGCATTCCTGAACCTGTCAGGAACAGGTTTATGCGGTTGTTTGTCCCGCTCCACCCGCTAAAACAGGTTACTACGAACAGTCAGGGACGAGTCCTGTTCTTACTCAGGTGGTTCTCTCACCATACCTCCAGGGCACTCGTCGTCGCCTTTAAATGCACCATATCCTCCTCCTCCTCCTCCTCTTCCTCCGCTTCCTCTTCCTCCTCTTCCTCTTATCCAGCTAGAAATCCTACGAATTATAGAAGATACTATCTCACTGCATATCCAGGTAGAATCAGTAATAGTTATCGAAGAGCAGCAACACTCACCATTACCTTGTCTGACACAGAAACTGGCATGTCCTGCACCAAAGAATTGAGAGGTATTACCCGAAATATTTACATAGGTGCATTGTCCAGGAGGAATAGATTGATCCACAAATTGACTAACCTCATCACTAACATCAAATATTGGGAACATTCCAATCTTATTTATTATATGTCTTCCTGCCTCTTGCCCTGCTTTTAGGAAAGTTTCTTTTAAAGTCTCCTGCAAGTTATCCAGTTCTCCTAAATCCGCACATTCTCCAGAAGCTGTCATCGCTCTGTTCGCTACATCCTTTATCCTGAGTGTAATGGTAATTGCGTCACTAAATAGTCCAGCTACATTGGCCTGGTTAATCACAACTTCCTGAAGTGCCTCTCCTCCAAATTCATATTTCTCAGCAAATTCTTCCGGAGTCATAGAATTCCAATCATTACTAACATTCATCAAACTCTGCACAGCACTCGTTATCCAGCTCAAAAACGGAACTATTCCGGCAATTGTTATCCGCAGTCGTCCACAATCACAAAAATTGACCGTCTCATTACCTTTATTACAAACAGTAAGTTTCATATTCGGGGTATAATCAGACTTATCAGGACAGTTTATGTATCTTATCCTGTGAAATATATAATTACTAAGCCCTAAATCAGCATGGCTTGTTCTTAGCGTTACAGGTGTGTTGGCTATATTAACTCGACCCCTCCATTTTTCGGTTCCATCTTCATTGTAGCATATATAATCATCTGCATCATAAACTATGTGGGTCTCATAAGGGTGGCAAAAAGGAGTAACTGGTGAAGCATGAGTTAAAACGGTAACTTTAATAGGTACCTTAACCGTACTCTTAGCTTTTAGTTCCGGAATAATGGGAGTTAACGCTTCTATTATTATTGGAGGTTTAGACAGAGGTTTAATCTCGAAATTGAAGACAGAAATTAATCCCATGTTGTGTATGGTCAGCTCTGCATCTGCACTCTTACCCGGCTGGATGGTAAACGACAATGTCGGTGGGGTGATAGTTACTTGTGGTGCCGGCACCTTTGTTTCAAAGGTTGCCTTAATCTTAACCTCATATTCATCCTCGATGGTAGTAGGGGTAACTGTCCACTCCACCCCCATTATAGTAGCCGTCATAGTCGCCTCAACTGTATTATCCATACCAGACTCTACCACAATATTTCCACCTGTATTATTAAATCCTGAGGCAGAAAGCCAGTAGGTATATCTTCCGGCTGGGATATCCTTTAAAAATGCCTTACCTTCAGAATCAGTTTTACCTGAGAATGTCACGATTTTCAACTCCTGACTGGCAGCAGAAATTGATGCTGTTCCTACTGGCTTGCTAAAAATATCTCTTATAATAAATAATACATTCCCTACCTTAGATGTGGTAATAAGAATATTTATATATAGGGATAAGGTCTGGTAATTACTTGAGGTTATATCAATTCTGTCCTGATATTGACCGGTGGCAAGGTCTTTTGGAGGATGAATCTTAATATTAAAGCTCCTGCTTTTCTGTGGGTCAATATTCCCCACAGCCTTATCAGTAATAACCGATATCCAGGCCAGAGTTGGACTACCAATAGTAACCTCTTTCAGGGTATTGTAACCTGCATTAATCACAGATATTGACTCAATAATTTCCTCTCCAGACATCATGCCTTTCTTTATCTCATATGGGTTTAGGTGACCTATAGGTATGGCTTCCTTAAGTTGGACGGTCAATGAACCATATCTACTAATTCCTTCAGCAGTAGTAGCCATAAGCTCAAACAGGGCTAAAGAAGGAGTGTCTATGGCCGCAGTAATTTCAATCTTAAACTTTGTTTCTTCACCAGGCTGTAATAAATTTATTACTGAAGGTGAAACTTTACCTGTTACCCCATCTGCTGGATTTTTATCAATAATATTTAGCCTTACCTCTGCAAGTGGTGTCTCACCAATATTATGGACTGCTATGTGAAAAGAGTCTGTGTTATTCTTTGACATGGTGAATTCAATTTTATTGGGTTTTATAGCCAGCCCTAAGATAGTAAAGGTGGTATCGCATTCCTCAACAATTACATCCGGATGTACTGCCCAGACCGTATATTTCCCGGCTTCTCCGGGTATAGGAATAAATTTATATGTATAGCTTCCATTTTCATCTGCAGACACATTGTTGTATCTGGCTATTCCTTTGGTTTTAATGCCAATCTTAACTAATGCATAGGCTACTGGTGTTCCATCTTCTGAATCTGTAGCTAAGCCAGATATGGTTACTACCTCTTCTTGATTATACATATCCTTATCAGTATCTGCTGTAACCAGATAAGCTGGTTCGGAAACAGGAAACATTATACTTGCCTTTAGCCCAGGCCCATTTATAGCCGGCCGCTGGTCGTAATGACTCTTCTGAATTACTGCTTCTACCATAACATTATCTGGTGTCTCGCCAGGTAGATTAACCGTTATCTCAGCAAACATAAAGCTTGAATTAGGTGTTACCCGAGCATAAGAATAGTGCTCGAACTTGACTACCTGATCATCATACTGATAGATTTTACCCTCAGCGAGTATTTTACCCTCAAAGGTCTTAACATAGACCATCAGGTCATCTACTGGCTTATCATTCCGGGAGGTATAAACATTCAAAGTTGCCAGGCCGTGATTGGTAAACTTCACCTTCACCTTACCTGTCCCTCCCCGAATGAATGATTCACAATATATCTCCAGTGGTGGCCCATAAAGGCAGGTGGGTACAAATTTTATTTCCGCAGATGGGTTGCTTTCATTACCCGCTTTATCTACTGCCGTTACCCAATACTTGTATTCTTGCCCAACGGTTAGGTTAAAATCATAATAAAAGGTATCAGATATGCGGGTGGAATTAATCTTTTCGCTATTACGATAGACATTATACCCGGCTATATCTGTTTCAGGGTTTGCCTGCCAAATCAAATGCATCGTTGCCGTTTTTCCATATTCATCTGGATAAAAGAGGATATTTACTCCCGTAGGAGCAGAGGGTAAAATTGTATCTATGGTAAATGTAGTTATGGCGTAAGTGGTCTGGGTATTACCTTCCGTATCAATCGCTCTGACTTCTACCTTATGCCTCCCGGCTAATAGTGGTGGTGTAATGGTAAAAGAATAATCTACCCTCAATGCCCTGGTAAATGGTTCTACATCTTGCCAACTGCCTTCATCAACACGATACTCAATCCTATCTACATAACTCAAACTATCCCAGGCTGAGCCGTTAAATTTAGGTGTAGTATTAGAGGTTGGGTCAGGAGTAAGCGGGGTAATAAATGATTGTGGTGGTGAGGTATCAATACCTATGGTAAAGCTATATGTCTCTTGAATATTCCGTGGTTGAGGATTCATGTCCTGGGCATAAACTTCTACTTGCACGACATCACCAAAGTTAAAATCCACTCCCGGAGTATAGTTAAGGAGATAATTTGATGGATTTCCAGTAATAGTTGGTGTAACTATATTATGGTTTATCTTCATGATAATCGAAGATTGCTGGATGCCTGTCCCATCATCTTTTATATTCAATCTAATATTGGTCTTTCGGGGGACATCTG encodes the following:
- a CDS encoding Ig-like domain-containing protein — protein: MSKAKILQRLTVICGLIVSFLYSTTIRLEAAEICVQVKLEIPQKVTLEREAFDARLKMINFLALDPLTNIKVDVHITDEEGNPVKIATPDSEDEDALFFMKISNKENIEAIDGTGVIEPAGSAVVHWLIIPTIKSGGTDTTGKTYFAKAHIYYSAGGVDLDFETWEEDFTVKPQPKLVLSYALPGKVYGDNPFTDPVEPPVPFKLAVRVSNVGYGPARNLSIESAQPKIVENVLGLLIDFKLLGCWVNGESKPDELKINFGDIPPNSCKIGMWDMISTISGTFTEMSATFTHSAELGGSLTSLIDRVETYLLVHNIVMDDNGRDSVPDLLVSSTRDKDIPIPDKILGSDNIDTSIKYVGTPTVRSVNGGLEVITPPPESWLYVEVNDPHHNQDKNISIVRADGKVLNSDNYWLASNKVYFVDDGAQTTYYIRYASLDTTPPQTTLIPISPDPISNRTPNFKGTVSDILNNIIEIQYRIDGGVWRNVSGFIPALVVNYNFKTPPLADGLHTVEVRAKDAAGNLEQTAQDSFTVDSTPPFTANHNPSKNAVDIPVNTNIEVHILDATTGVDKASIIMKVNGNVVTPNITGEPSHYILIYDPEVDFNYSQSINVEIVAKDLSNWPNTLEEVYYFVTQLDTDPPDSTIVPLSPELTQDNTPTFTGNAVDVLSKVVEIEYRIDYNDWRDVDPFEPALNVNYCFTTPVLTDGSHTVYVRAKDVVGNQETSYARDEFVVYSPPGTPTITSPTDGAKIGTDSIEVVGTGKLGADFVLYANGSQTTSGTISTGGTWTGTVVLADGSYTLTARVKDWAGNMSAESLGVQIEIDTTAPATPSIISPASGTVMGTNTFEVKGMGEINSWYELYVSGSLTTRGVVSSTWTTTITLTDGAYTLWAIVEDEVGNRSPQSEPVSVIVDTAPPGTPSITSPADGAAINSSDFPVAGIAEANAVYRLYINGNPTVTGTASVKGIWQTQVSLTDGAYTFTTTYQDWAGNTSPESLPIRVEVDTSAPATPIISSPIDGAAINTADLSINGMAEANTTYTLYMNGTSTATGAVLANGIWQTLLTLADGTYSLSVKVRDRAGNTSPQSQPALIEIDTVGPATPTITFPVAGAAIGTLTFGVTGTGESNAMCTVYVNGVSVGTTTVTSAGTWRRMLTLTDGSYTLKSMVEDRAGNPSPQSTMVEVKIDTVPPDIPIITTPANNAVIGTANFEVQGTGEAESTFILYANGSLSATGSVSITGSWQVSITLSDGPYDLTCIVKDKAGNHSPESLPTAIKVETSPPGTPSITLPSEGAVIGTSTIGVAGSAEADTSYTLYVNGSPTITSNVLNNGTWQTTVTLAEGTYSLTVIVEDWVGNQSPQSPQVTVIVDTTPPNPPTITSPKDGELIGITSSFYVDGTAELNTIFNLYVNGSLTAFGSVTSQGKWGGRLTLKDGTYTLMAKVLDMAGNSSSQSPGITIEIDTIPPSGTPTIISPADGEIIKTATFDISGTGESDSFWVLYIDNNLWKSGSCSSNWTETVTLAEGFHTIYYRLRDQAYNYGTRSHEITIQLSIPPGTPTITSPTDGAIINTVPFEVQGTGGSGTTYFLYANDQQVAVGSVSLAGTWTAIINLTDGSYSLTAKLKDASENFSPQSSVVNVQVDTIPPFSSEHNPAPNAVDVPVNTNIIVHIKDAVSGVKQSSIVMKVGGSVVYPFVSGIPQDYTLIYDPPFDFNYSEIVNVTIAASDMATNTFEKTYSFLTEPSPGTQTQVSIYPGWNLIALPLKPLSTYTAKSLASEMDTQGAQVDRIQSWDGSGWKTYLANTPFGDFNIESGKGYFVLNKNYSTWQVTGVPIHTFNFEINPGWNLIGIPVYVVGLIDTAKDMGNDINNQQGVCDRIQSWDGSGWKTYVINLPFGNFGISEGEGYFVYATKSSNYSPNQIKVINLQQTQFTVSWKTAMAVVGEIHYGTTTALGNIIYEHTENYDHQVTITNLEPETIYYYDIICDGVVDDNQGQHYMVTTPQ